In Juglans microcarpa x Juglans regia isolate MS1-56 chromosome 7D, Jm3101_v1.0, whole genome shotgun sequence, the following are encoded in one genomic region:
- the LOC121239836 gene encoding DNA-directed RNA polymerases II, IV and V subunit 11-like, translating to MNAPDRYERFVVPEGTKKVSYERDTKIINAASFTVEREDHTIGNILRMQLHRDPNVLFAGYKLPHPLQYKIIVRIHTASQSSPMQAYNQAINDLDKELDHLKNAFEIELAKHSREY from the exons ATGAACGCTCCTGATCGCTATGAACGTTTCGTCGTCCCCGAAGGCACCAAAAA GGTGTCATACGAGAGGGACACGAAGATAATCAACGCCGCGTCGTTCACCGTTGAGAGAGAAGACCACACGATCGGAAACATTCTTCGCAT GCAATTGCACAGGGACCCGAATGTGCTATTCGCTGGGTACAAGCTTCCTCACCCACTCCAGTACAAAATCATTGTTAGg ATTCACACCGCTAGCCAGTCGTCGCCAATGCAGGCATATAACCAGGCTATCAATGATCTTGACAAGGAACTGGATCATTTGAAGAATGCTTTCGAG ATTGAGTTGGCAAAGCATTCGAGGGAGTACTAA
- the LOC121239835 gene encoding cation/H(+) antiporter 28-like, with protein sequence MASKRVEDQDPCTGKLTAIFTRAAKHVFGFFLMVVLCNVTHFLLKPVSQPRITSDTFIGLLIGNLGIVRTLFEKPAALALRFIIDFGMICYMLVLGIEMDPYVLLKAPTRDAKVAYAGMLSTFILACSITPLLNYTGKFKINFTLTLSTALSSTASPVLTRIITSCKIGKSDIGRLVIAAGMHSDFISTLLISIGYIVYPIREKPSGKSRIQEVVEMSSALVLQTVITAKVSPIIMNWVNNENPEGKPIKGSHLVLSVAFMGLVCSCSPAYGYSPMLSAFMAGVFLPSKGRVSKYVISKVNYLLTTIFYPIFFIWMGFQADFREFEPGQIGTWARLFLLFVIATVGKVTGTVISGLLLGFHWPESVALGLLLSVKGHYQIYLAVAANTAGTTSTTTSIVLVIAVFFTVVYIPSVVSHIIKRARKRAPTHRMALEWLDPSKELRLLLCVHGPQNVPAAINFIEISRGTTDPGIEVYVTDMIELTDQIAATLVQVDGVDNMRVTDQSVIDMREEITTAVQAYEDMNGDGVTVRRMLALSTFNAMPHDICNLAEELMTALIILPFHKTQRADGTLDAGHSGFRYVNRKVLRDAPCSVGILVDRGFGLMERISRSHVSPNIAVIFIGGKDDREALAYAGRVARHPGVKLTVIRFLVETSLENASRRAGSYRVNVAEQEEEMKIDDECFAQFYERQVAGGHVAYMEKHLANSSETYSTLMSLEGQYALIIVGRGGRVNSVLTMGMNDWQQCPELGPIGDVLSGSDFSMKTSVLIIQQHNVKGELDGLDDDFSIM encoded by the exons ATGGCAAGTAAGAGAGTAGAAGATCAAGACCCATGTACGGGTAAGCTAACAGCAATATTTACAAGAGCTGCAAAACACGTATTCGGTTTCTTCTTAATGGTGGTTCTATGCAATGTCACGCACTTCCTTTTAAAGCCCGTCTCACAACCTCGAATCACTTCTGATACCTTT ATAGGGCTGCTCATTGGGAACTTGGGCATTGTACGTACTTTATTTGAAAAACCAGCAGCTCTAGCTCTGCgttttataattgattttgGGATGATATGCTACATGCTTGTGTTGGGTATAGAAATGGATCCATATGTGCTCTTGAAAGCACCAACTCGAGATGCTAAAGTGGCATATGCTGGAATGCTCTCCACATTCATCCTAGCCTGCTCCATAACCCCATTGCTGAATTATACAgggaaattcaaaataaacttCACCCTTACCCTCTCCACTGCCCTCTCCAGTACAGCCTCTCCCGTCCTGACTCGTATAATTACTAGTTGTAAAATAGGCAAGTCGGACATTGGCCGGCTTGTCATTGCTGCAGGAATGCATTCTGATTTCATATCCACACTTCTCATTTCCATTGGCTATATCGTATATCCAATAAGAGAAAAACCTTCAGGTAAGAGTCGAATTCAAGAAGTCGTAGAGATGAGTTCTGCACTAGTTCTCCAAACAGTGATCACTGCCAAAGTTTCACCGATTATTATGAACTGGGTTAACAACGAGAACCCTGAAGGCAAACCCATTAAAGGTTCACACCTAGTGCTCTCAGTTGCCTTCATGGGTTTGGTTTGCAGCTGCTCGCCTGCATACGGGTACAGCCCCATGCTGAGTGCATTTATGGCGGGGGTTTTCTTGCCTAGTAAGGGGAGAGTATCAAAATATGTTATTAGCAAAGTCAACTACTTGTTAACTACCATTTTCTAtcccattttcttcatttggaTGGGCTTTCAAGCTGATTTCCGAGAGTTTGAACCTGGCCAAATAGGAACTTGGGCAAGGCTGTTTCTACTCTTTGTAATTGCGACAGTAGGGAAGGTCACTGGGACGGTCATCTCTGGCTTGTTGTTGGGATTTCATTGGCCCGAATCGGTCGCACTTGGGTTGCTTCTCTCTGTAAAGGGCCATTATCAAATTTACTTGGCTGTTGCTGCTAACACG GCCGGCACCACATCAACTACAACCAGCATTGTGTTGGTAATTGCAGTCTTTTTCACTGTCGTGTACATACCATCAGTTGTCTCGCATATAATCAAACGTGCAAGAAAACGTGCACCAACTCATCGAATGGCTCTTGAATGGCTTGACCCATCGAAAGAGCTCCGACTCTTGCTATGTGTTCATGGGCCACAAAATGTGCCTGCTGCCATTAACTTCATAGAGATATCTCGAGGCACAACTGACCCTGGAATCGAGGTATATGTCACTGACATGATTGAACTCACAGACCAAATAGCAGCCACACTTGTGcaagttgatggagtggacAATATGAGAGTCACTGACCAGTCAGTGATAGACATGAGAGAAGAAATCACGACTGCAGTTCAAGCCTATGAAGATATGAATGGTGATGGTGTTACAGTCAGACGAATGCTTGCACTCTCTACATTCAATGCCATGCCccatgatatttgtaatttggcAGAGGAGTTGATGACGGCACTCATCATATTGCCATTTCACAAGACCCAGCGTGCAGATGGAACATTAGATGCAGGCCATTCAGGATTTAGATATGTGAACCGCAAG GTTCTCAGGGATGCCCCATGCTCGGTGGGAATTCTGGTGGATAGAGGTTTTGGATTGATGGAAAGAATATCAAGATCACATGTATCTCCCAACATTGCAGTGATTTTCATTGGTGGCAAAGATGATAGAGAAGCATTAGCCTATGCTGGGCGTGTAGCACGGCATCCTGGAGTAAAACTCACTGTCATAAGATTCTTAGTGGAAACCAGTTTAGAGAATGCATCAAGAAGAGCCGGCAGCTATAGGGTCAATGTTGCAGAGCAGGAAGAGGAGATGAAGATCGATGATGAGTGCTTTGCGCAATTTTATGAGAGACAAGTAGCAGGCGGGCATGTTGCATACATGGAGAAGCATCTTGCAAACTCATCTGAGACCTATTCAACTTTAATGTCATTGGAGGGGCAGTATGCACTCATCATTGTAGGAAGAGGGGGAAGGGTAAACTCAGTGTTGACAATGGGAATGAATGATTGGCAGCAGTGTCCAGAACTGGGTCCAATTGGGGATGTTTTGTCAGGATCTGATTTCTCAATGAAAACCTCGGTTTTGATCATTCAACAACACAATGTAAAAGGAGAACTGGATGGACTTGATGATGACTTCTCTATCATGTAA
- the LOC121239680 gene encoding peptidyl-prolyl cis-trans isomerase FKBP42-like, which produces MAEVNEQQSQPLGEDNGNEIATENAAFVHEEPPQDANGPPRIDSEVEILHEKVTKQIIKEGHGQNPSKYSTCFLHYRAWTESTQHKFEDTWEEQRPLELVLGKEKNEMTGLAIGLSSMKSGERARLHVGWELGYGKEGSFSFPNVPPMADIIYEVELIGFDETKEGKARADMTVEERIGSADRRKMDGNALFKEEKLEEAMQQYEMAIAYMGDDFMFQLFGKYRDMALAVKNPCHLNMAACLIKLERYDEAIMQCSIVLAEDENNVKALFRRGKARAELGQTDAARADFLKARKFAPENKAIARELRLLAEHDKALYQKQKEIYKGLFGPRPEPKPKRSNWLVLFWHWLLSLFYRLFKRGAHKVD; this is translated from the exons ATGGCTGAAGTTAATGAGCAGCAAAGCCAACCCCTTG GTGAAGATAATGGAAATGAAATAGCCACTGAAAATGCTGCATTTGTGCATGAGGAGCCTCCTCAAGATGCTAATGGTCCCCCAAGAATTGATTCTGAGGTGGAAATCCTTCATGAGAAAGTCACAAAGCAAATCATTAAGGAAGGTCATGGACAAAACCCATCCAAATATTCAACATGCTTCT TGCACTACAGGGCATGGACGGAAAGCACCCAGCACAAGTTTGAAGACACGTGGGAGGAGCAAAGACCACTTGAGTTGGTATTAGGGAAAG AGAAGAATGAAATGACTGGCTTGGCTATTGGTTTATCCAGCATGAAATCTGGTGAACGTGCCCGGTTACATGTGGGCTGGGAATTAGGTTATGGGAAAGAAGGAAGTTTTTCTTTCCCAAATGTTCCACCTATGGCAGACATAATATATGAAGTTGAGCTCATTGGATTTGATGAGACTAAAGAG GGCAAAGCTCGTGCTGACATGACTGTGGAGGAGAGGATTGGTTCAGCAGATCGAAGAAAGATGGATGGAAATGCTTTATTTAAGGAGGAAAAACTGGAGGAGGCTATGCAACAGTATGAAATG gCCATTGCATATATGGGAGATGACTTCATGTTCCAATTGTTTGGGAAGTACAGGGACATGGCTTTAGCAGTTAAGAATCCATGTCACCTTAACATGGCAGCATGTCTAATAAAGCTCGAGCGCTATGATGAAGCCATCATGCAATGCAGCATT GTGTTGGCAGAGGATGAAAACAACGTCAAAGCACTGTTCAGACGAGGTAAAGCTCGAGCAGAACTTGGGCAAACAGATGCTGCCCGAGCGGACTTCCTGAAGGCACGGAAATTTGCACCCGAAAACAAAGCAATTGCGAGGGAGTTACGTTTGCTTGCCGAACATGACAAGGCTCTTTATCAGAAGCAAAAGGAGATCTATAAAGGACTCTTTGGACCAAGACCTGAACCGAAACCAAAGCGATCTAATTGGCTGGTTCTCTTTTGGCATTGGCTGTTGTCACTATTCTATCGCCTTTTCAAGCGCGGAGCGCACAAAGTAGACTAA